The Camelina sativa cultivar DH55 chromosome 14, Cs, whole genome shotgun sequence genome includes a window with the following:
- the LOC104741789 gene encoding histidine biosynthesis bifunctional protein hisIE, chloroplastic isoform X1: MAVSYNALAQSLHTRSSCFIPIRYTKQRSRSNVVFASNDNKNIALQAKVDNLLDSIKWDDKGLAVAIAQNVDTGAVLMQGFVNREALSTTISSRKATFFSRSRSTLWTKGETSNNFINIRDVYIDCDRDSIIYLGTPDGPTCHTGEETCYYTSVFDQLNNDEASGNKLALTTLYSLESIISKRKEESTVPQEGKPSWTRRLLTDDALLCSKIREEADELCRTLEDNEEVSRTPSEMADVLYHAMVLLSKRDVKMEDVFAVLRKRFSQSGIEEKQNRTK; encoded by the exons ATGGCGGTATCGTACAATGCATTAGCTCAGTCTTTACATACGAGAAGTAGCTGTTTCATCCCAATCAGATATACTAAGCAGAGAAGCAGATCCAATGTCGTATTCGCGTCTAATGATAATAAAAACATTGCTCTTCAAGCTAAG GTAGATAACTTGTTGGACAGCATTAAATGGGATGACAAAGGATTAGCTGTGGCAATAGCACAAAACGTTGACACGGGAGCTGTACTAATGCAAGGCTTTGTTAATAGGGAGGCCCTCTCCACAACTATCAGTTCTCGGAAAGCTACATTCTTTAGTCGATCAAGATCAACCTTATGGACCAAGGGAGAGACATCCAATAACTTCATCAATATCCGCGACGTGTATATTGATTGCGATCGAGATTCG ATTATTTACCTTGGAACACCTGATGGACCTACCTGCCACACAGGAGAAGAGACTTGCTACTACACATCTGTTTTCGATCAATTAAACAATGATGAG GCTTCAGGAAACAAGCTAGCTTTAACAACATTGTATTCGCTAGAATCAATCATTTCCAAGCGGAAAGAAGAATCAACAGTTCCTCAAGAAGGTAAACCGTCATGGACTCGACGGTTATTGACTGATGACGCTCTGCTTTGCTCAAAGATCAG ggaAGAAGCTGATGAGTTATGCAGAACACTGGAGGATAATGAGGAAGTTTCAAGAACACCATCGGAGATGGCTGATGTGTTATACCACGCAATGGTGCTTCTATCTAAAAGGGATGTGAAGATGGAAGATGTTTTTGCAGTTCTTAGGAAACGCTTCTCTCAATCTGGAATCGAGGAGAAGCAAAACCGTACAAAGTGA
- the LOC104743711 gene encoding agamous-like MADS-box protein AGL53, translating to MLTKDKTTKLFSVRNRRCFKKQPKTTNLALREQTMFKKASELSILCDVEVCVIYYNRDGELVRTWPEDQSKVRDMAERFSKLNDRERRKKSTNLSFFLNKKTLKDKKSSFDIMDYKFSENVLEMEASLESSIRVLQDKILRLQNQTEPDQNSVVSSDGFFTTDPSLMSGGVSVTEKDLSTPSLTQQNQSKVSVFLYNHDNGSFCQLPDSSVSTFDPSTKLDYEF from the coding sequence ATGTTGACGAAGGACAAAACAACGAAATTGTTCTCGGTGAGAAACCGAAGATGTTTCAAGAAACAACCTAAGACAACAAATCTTGCTTTGAGAGAACAGACCATGTTTAAGAAAGCCTCTGAGCTTTCCATCCTTTGTGATGTCGAAGTCTGTGTTATATACTACAACCGTGACGGAGAACTCGTCAGGACATGGCCGGAAGATCAATCCAAGGTTCGAGACATGGCGGAGAGATTCAGCAAACTCAACGATAGAGAGAGACGCAAGAAAAGCAcaaacctttctttctttctgaataAGAAGACCCTCAAAGACAAGAAGTCATCTTTTGATATCATGGACTACAAATTCTCTGAGAATGTCTTGGAGATGGAGGCTTCGTTAGAGAGTTCTATACGGGTGTTACAAGATAAGATTCTTCGGTTACAGAACCAGACGGAACCCGATCAGAACTCTGTGGTGTCTTCCGACGGCTTCTTCACAACAGATCCATCATTGATGAGCGGTGGTGTGTCAGTAACAGAGAAAGACTTATCGACACCTTCATTGACTCAACAAAATCAGAGCAAAGTTTCAGTCTTTCTCTATAACCATGACAACGGAAGCTTCTGTCAACTCCCTGACTCCTCTGTTTCTACCTTTGACCCATCGACGAAGTTAGATTATGAGTTTTAA
- the LOC104741789 gene encoding histidine biosynthesis bifunctional protein hisIE, chloroplastic isoform X2, with protein sequence MQGFVNREALSTTISSRKATFFSRSRSTLWTKGETSNNFINIRDVYIDCDRDSIIYLGTPDGPTCHTGEETCYYTSVFDQLNNDEASGNKLALTTLYSLESIISKRKEESTVPQEGKPSWTRRLLTDDALLCSKIREEADELCRTLEDNEEVSRTPSEMADVLYHAMVLLSKRDVKMEDVFAVLRKRFSQSGIEEKQNRTK encoded by the exons ATGCAAGGCTTTGTTAATAGGGAGGCCCTCTCCACAACTATCAGTTCTCGGAAAGCTACATTCTTTAGTCGATCAAGATCAACCTTATGGACCAAGGGAGAGACATCCAATAACTTCATCAATATCCGCGACGTGTATATTGATTGCGATCGAGATTCG ATTATTTACCTTGGAACACCTGATGGACCTACCTGCCACACAGGAGAAGAGACTTGCTACTACACATCTGTTTTCGATCAATTAAACAATGATGAG GCTTCAGGAAACAAGCTAGCTTTAACAACATTGTATTCGCTAGAATCAATCATTTCCAAGCGGAAAGAAGAATCAACAGTTCCTCAAGAAGGTAAACCGTCATGGACTCGACGGTTATTGACTGATGACGCTCTGCTTTGCTCAAAGATCAG ggaAGAAGCTGATGAGTTATGCAGAACACTGGAGGATAATGAGGAAGTTTCAAGAACACCATCGGAGATGGCTGATGTGTTATACCACGCAATGGTGCTTCTATCTAAAAGGGATGTGAAGATGGAAGATGTTTTTGCAGTTCTTAGGAAACGCTTCTCTCAATCTGGAATCGAGGAGAAGCAAAACCGTACAAAGTGA